The following proteins are co-located in the Aggregatibacter aphrophilus ATCC 33389 genome:
- a CDS encoding YbjQ family protein, with translation MIITTTNTIEGKQIIEYKQLVFGEVVAGSNFIRDFFAGITDIIGGRSGMYESRITKARKEALEELEKNAAALGANAVVGVEVNYTTITSDSKSMFMIVASGTAVVAR, from the coding sequence CAACACCATTGAAGGCAAGCAAATCATTGAATATAAACAGTTAGTTTTTGGCGAAGTGGTTGCCGGCTCAAACTTTATTCGTGATTTCTTCGCGGGGATTACCGACATCATCGGCGGCCGTTCAGGCATGTATGAATCGCGCATTACGAAAGCGCGCAAAGAGGCTTTGGAAGAGTTGGAGAAAAATGCCGCCGCGTTGGGCGCCAACGCCGTTGTGGGGGTAGAGGTGAATTACACTACCATCACTTCCGATTCTAAAAGCATGTTTATGATTGTGGCCAGCGGCACGGCTGTCGTTGCTCGCTAA